The DNA sequence GTCCCAGCGGTGCAGCAGCGCGTAGAACGGATCCGGCCGCGCGATGCCGGTGACGGCGATGACGCGGCGGCCGGCGAGTCGGCCCATGGCATGGGCGTGCCAGAGGCCGGCGACCGATTCCACCACCGCCGCCGCCTCGAGATGGGCGTGGTACTGCGCCACGCGCAGCTCGCCCGGGGCGTCGACGGCATCCTGCTCGTCCCGTCCCATGAGCAGGATGGCGTCGGCGCGCGCCGCGGCGCGCGGCGGCTCGCGGAAGGGACCGGCGGGCAGCAACGGGCCGCGGCGGCCGTCGAGCAGGACGAGGTCGAAGTCGCGGGCGATGGCGCGATGCTGGAATCCGTCGTCGAGCACGACCACGTCGGCGCCGAGCTCGACCGCCCGCGCCGCTCCCTCGAGGCGGCGCTGCGCCACGACCACCGGCCCGGAGAAGCACTTGGCCATCATCACCGGCTCGTCGCCGGCGACGTCGGGACCCACCTCGGGACCACTGCCGCGCGACACCACGGTCGCGCCGCGCGCCGTGCCGCCGTAGCCGCGCGACACGATCGCCGGGCGCGCGCCGCGGGCCCGCAGCCCCTCCGCCACCCACAGCGTGACCGGCGTCTTGCCCGTGCCCCCGACCGCGAGGTTGCCGACGCTCACCACCGGCACGGGCGCGCGCCGGCCGCGCAGCAGGCCGAGGCGATAGGCGGCGCCGCGCAGGCCGACGCCGACGGCGAAGGCGGCGCTGAACGGCCGCAGGGCCAGCGACTCCGCCCGGCCGCGCAGGCCGCGCCGCGGCCAGACCCGCTCGCGCATGTGCCGCTCGAGGCTCACGTCGCCCCCAGCAGCGGCGCCAGCAGCTCCCACGTCCGCTGCAGCGACTCGGCGCGCGCCAGCGCCACCGCCCGCGCCCGTTCGCCGGCCGCCTCGGCCGCCTCGCGGCGCGCCAGCAGCCCGTCCCAGTAGCGCGCCAGCTCGCCCGGCGAGCGCACGGCCTCGGCGGCGCCCGCCGCCGACAGCGCCTCGGCCGCGGCGGCGACGTTCTCGGTGTGCGGTCCGAAGGCGACGGCGCGGCCGTGCGCCGCCGGCTCGAGGACGTTGTGCCCGCCGAGCGGCGCCACCGTGCCACCGACGAACACCGCCCAGGCCGCCGGGAAGAAGCGCGTCAGCTCGCCGAGGCTGTCGAGCAGCACCGCCTCGACCTCCGGACCGACCGCCGCGACGGCGCTGCGCCGCACCCAGCGCAGGCGCGCCGCGTCGAGCAGCGCCGCCGCCTCGTCGAAGCGCTCGGGCCGGCGCGGCGCGACGAGCAGCAGCGCGTCGCGATAGACGCGGCGCAGCGGCGCGAAGGCCTGCAACACGAACTCCTCCTCGCCGGGCTGGGTGCTGGCGGCGATCACCAGGCGGCGCTCGGCGAGGCCGCCGAGCGGCGGCGGGCCGGCGCTCGGCGGCACGCGCGCCGCCTTCAGCGAGCCGGTGACGTGCACGCGGTCGGACGGCGCGCCGAGGGCGACGATGCGCTCGGCATCGGCCAGGGTCTGCATGCCGAACGCGGCCACCCGCGCCAGCGCCGCCGGCAGCAGCGGCCCGGCCCAGCGGCCCCGCTCGACGGTGCGCGCCGAGAGCCGGCCGCTGACGATGGCGATCGGCGCCCCGACCCGCGCCGCGGCGCGGAACAGCCCGGGCCAGAGCTCCGTCTCCACCACCAGCAGGGCGCGCGGCCGGACGCGGCGGAAGACGCGATCGACGACGCGCAGCGCGTCCATCGGCAGCAGCGTCGCGACGTCGGCCCGCAGCTCGTCGCGCGCCACGGCGCGCCCCGTGGTGGTCGTCGTCGACACCACCAGCGGCCGCTGCGGACAGCGCTCGCGCAGCCGCGCCACCAGCGGCGCCGCCGACAGCGCCTCGCCGACCGAGGCGCAGTGCACCCAGATGGGCGGCGCCGGCAACGCCGCCGCGGCCGCCGGCACGCGGCCCAGCCGCTCCTCGATGCCCTCCGCCAGACCACGCCGGCGCAGCCACGGCCACGCCGGCACCGCCAGCACCGCGGCCAGTCCGCCCACCACGTCGTAGGCCCAGTAGGCGGCGCGGGCGGCAAGCGGCGACGGCGGCGCCGGCAGCGCCGACGGCGAGACGGGGGCGGTGTCGTCGCTCACGGTCGTCGTGGCTCCGTCGCCGGGCACTCGCCCGGCGCGGGATCGGGTGCGATCGCCGGCATGCCGACCATCGCCTCGACGCCGGCGGTCAGCTCGCGCAGCCGGCGCTCCAGCTCCTCGCGCAGCGCCTCCATCTCGGCGGCCGACGCCTCGGCGGGCACGGCGAGGGGCGTGCCGACGGCGATGACCACGCGCGTCAACGGCAGCGGAATCACCAGGCGATCCCAACTGCGCAGGTGGCGGGCGCGCGTCGCGGCGTAGGCGACGGGAAAGATCGGGGCCTGCACCACCCTGGCGAGGTGGATGACCCCCGGCTTCGCCACGTAGCGCGGGCCGCGCGGGCCGTCCGGGATGACGGCGAGATTGTCGCCGGCGCGGTAGGCGCCGACCAGGCGGAGGAAGCCGCCGACCGCGCCGCGGGTCGCCGAGCCGCGCACCGTGCGCACCCCCCAGGACTCGAGCAGGCCGGTGCCGAGGTCGCCGTCGCGGTGCTGGCTGACCAGGATGCACGTCGGCTGGCCGGCGGCGACGACCGGCAGCATGAGCAGCCGGTTGTGCCAGAAGGCGAGCACGACGCGCTCGCCGCCGCGCCAGCGGGCCCGCAGCGCCGCGTCGCCGACGTACTCGATGCGCAGGCTGGCCTGCAGCCCGCGCAGCAGCGGCCGCAGCAGCCGCGGCGCCAGGGCCGCCAGCGCCGACAGCACCCGGCGGCGGAGGGTACGCCGCCTTCGGTCAGCCATGCCCGCTCACGCCGCCGCGTCGGGAGCCGCGAACTGGAGATCGTGCAGCTTGCGGTAGTCGCCGTTGCGCGCCAGCAGCTCCTCGTGCGTCCCCTGCTCGACGATGGCGCCGCGGACCA is a window from the bacterium genome containing:
- a CDS encoding 3-deoxy-D-manno-octulosonic acid transferase (catalyzes the transfer of 2-keto-3-deoxy-D-manno-octulosonic acid to lipid A), with protein sequence MSDDTAPVSPSALPAPPSPLAARAAYWAYDVVGGLAAVLAVPAWPWLRRRGLAEGIEERLGRVPAAAAALPAPPIWVHCASVGEALSAAPLVARLRERCPQRPLVVSTTTTTGRAVARDELRADVATLLPMDALRVVDRVFRRVRPRALLVVETELWPGLFRAAARVGAPIAIVSGRLSARTVERGRWAGPLLPAALARVAAFGMQTLADAERIVALGAPSDRVHVTGSLKAARVPPSAGPPPLGGLAERRLVIAASTQPGEEEFVLQAFAPLRRVYRDALLLVAPRRPERFDEAAALLDAARLRWVRRSAVAAVGPEVEAVLLDSLGELTRFFPAAWAVFVGGTVAPLGGHNVLEPAAHGRAVAFGPHTENVAAAAEALSAAGAAEAVRSPGELARYWDGLLARREAAEAAGERARAVALARAESLQRTWELLAPLLGAT
- the lpxK gene encoding tetraacyldisaccharide 4'-kinase, with the translated sequence MSLERHMRERVWPRRGLRGRAESLALRPFSAAFAVGVGLRGAAYRLGLLRGRRAPVPVVSVGNLAVGGTGKTPVTLWVAEGLRARGARPAIVSRGYGGTARGATVVSRGSGPEVGPDVAGDEPVMMAKCFSGPVVVAQRRLEGAARAVELGADVVVLDDGFQHRAIARDFDLVLLDGRRGPLLPAGPFREPPRAAARADAILLMGRDEQDAVDAPGELRVAQYHAHLEAAAVVESVAGLWHAHAMGRLAGRRVIAVTGIARPDPFYALLHRWDATIEEVFEYPDHHRYTIEQWHRIARRGHDVDLIVTTEKDLVKLEAFPFATGKLVALRIAPRVQHGAALLDDIAVRVGLRPPPAKETPDGHQ
- a CDS encoding lysophospholipid acyltransferase family protein codes for the protein MADRRRRTLRRRVLSALAALAPRLLRPLLRGLQASLRIEYVGDAALRARWRGGERVVLAFWHNRLLMLPVVAAGQPTCILVSQHRDGDLGTGLLESWGVRTVRGSATRGAVGGFLRLVGAYRAGDNLAVIPDGPRGPRYVAKPGVIHLARVVQAPIFPVAYAATRARHLRSWDRLVIPLPLTRVVIAVGTPLAVPAEASAAEMEALREELERRLRELTAGVEAMVGMPAIAPDPAPGECPATEPRRP